In Phycisphaerae bacterium, the sequence GACCGCACCCTGCCGTCAGCACGGTGACAAATGCGAGCCAAGCCATGCGGGTCTCACTTCTCACTGCTCACGTCTCACTTCGCGTGACGAAGGCAGGGCCGTCGGCACGCTTCAGAAGCTGTAGGTCACGCCCGTCAGAAAGAAGGTCCTCGTCGTCTGGTCGCTGAACGCCTGTCCGGGGAAGAACGTTCCCAGGCGAATCGTCCACGCCAGGTCGGAGGTGATTCGCCAGTTCGCGAAGTAGTCCATCTCCCAGCCGAGATACCCCGACTCCTCGTTCGCGGTTTCATCCGAGACGGCGGCGTGGGCGCGGTTCTTGGCATAGAGAAACCAGTCGGTGCCGCATTCCAGGTCACGCAGACACTCGATCTTCTCCAACGGCTTGAAAGCCGAACCGGCTCGCCAGATGTGGACGTTACTCAGCCGTGGACCGAAGGCGAGCCCGGTGTCACGATAGCCGAAGCCCACGAAGCTGGTGTCCCTGCCGGCCGTGTTGCCCCCTTCGACGTCGGTGGGACTCAGTCGTCGATCTGCGTCGCCGCTGGCAAACATGTACTCGCCAATGAACCGCGGCTGCAGCGGCCAGTGGGGGAGGTACTCGAGGGACTGGTCGAAGGCCCAGGCGCAGATATTCCGCCGGGTCGGCGGCCAGCGGTCCATGTAGCTCCGGCCGCCCTCGAACACCCACTCTGATCCGTATCGCAGGTCCCTGGCCAGCTCACCGGTCGAGCCGATGCCCAGGTAGTAAGAGTCGTAATCGTGGTTGCGGAAGAAATCCGGTGCCCGTTGCCCTCGGAGATCCTCGTTCCACAGGGCATAGAAGAAGGGCTGATGCTTGTCCATGCCGAGGTACTTGGCCTGCAGGCCGTAGAAATTGCGGTGCATGCTGCCGTACTTCGGTCGGCTGAGGTCGAAATCGTCGACGCTGCGGATGCTGGTGCCGATCAAGCTGGTCAGTTCGACCTTCTCGACCTCGAGCTTGATCTGGACGTGGTCCATCGGCAGGGATAGAGCATAGCCGGTGCCGAACTCGACCAGATCGCGGCCGGCCTTCACATTCAGGTCCCAGTCGAGCCGGTTCCCGCCGCAGGCCTTGGCCGCCTTCCGCAAGTCAAACTGATAGAAGCCCCGGTCGAGATTCGGTCCGACGACGTCGTCCTCATTGCCGTCATACGAGTCGCCGTGGTTCCAATCTTCAAACAACAGTTTGCCGCGGAGATAGAACTCGTGAGCTCCTTGGTCGATGCTGGCCGACGTCCACCCGCGGATGTCGTGCCGGCGGAAGGTTCGCGAGGAGTTGACGCCGTCGTCGAACTGGAAGAGGTGGAAGCTGTACCAGCCGCCCCAGTCCATGTCGAACTTCTGGTCGGTCGGCAATTCCTTGTCCAGGGCGGCACGGACCTCGTCCTCGAGGGCTCGTTGCTGGTTGAGAAACGCCGAGCTGCCCTGTTGCCCCTCGACGGAAACGGTCGTGAGCAGGCAACTCAGCGACAGGGCCAGGGACCGGCCGAGCCACGCAAGCCAGGGATCGCGAGACTCGCCACCGGCAGCTCTGTCGCCACGAGAATGTCGGGCACAAGCCAACATAGAGTCCTGCAGTGCGCCTGCCCCATCCAGTCTCCCGCCGCGCCGACGCCGCTTGACCTGGGGGCCACGAAAGTGCGTGTGTTATGATGGTCGTTTTCCGCCCACCACGCAAGAGTGAAGCCGTGGAATTTCGATCCCGGGGGGCCAACTTTTCGGACCCGCGTGCGTATAATCAAATGACGAGGCTTGACAGCGGCAGAGTGGCAAACAAGCGTCAACACCGGCTTCTTTCCCCTCCGGAAAGCACCGGGTCAGCCCCTAGGGCTCCCGGTGCTTTCTTTGTATGCCCCCGTGGTCGATCAGGACCGACCTTTCGCGACCGAGTTCGGCCACCGATGACTGCAACATACTGCCATTGTGCGGGTTACGATTCGTCCGGCGGTACCGATGCCCCCGCGGTGGCAGTAGCCTTCCGGGCGGGCGGATGGATGGTCACCGGGATGGTCGTTTCCAGGAAGTACACTCCTGGACGACCCTCAGCCTCATCAAAGTAGGCCGCCTGTAATTCCCCGAGCATCGTTTCCAGCGGGCCGATGGCGGCTGGAGCGGTGTCTGTCCTGAGCCGCTGCAGCCATCGCTTGCCGATCTGGCACTGGACCAGGGCGGCCAGTCGCTGCGGAGGGGCGGCAGCGTTCGAGGTGTCCCCCTTGAACCAGACACGGCACTGTCGGCGAATCTCGATCGTCAGTGCTGTGGCTGCGGTGAACTGCCCGGCGTCGCTTAGCAGTCGACAGCGAAGCAGGCGAGCCAGGAAGTCGTATCCCGGCTTGGACGGCGGCGTCAGCGGTTCCGGCAGTCCGCTCTTGGCCCGCTCGGTTCGTCCAGCCATCTGCCAGGCGAAGGCTTGCCAGAGGAGGGCGCCGGCGGCCAGATCCTCGTCCGTCGACTCGCGTGCCGCCGCCAGGCCCCGGGCGACGCGGCCCCAGGCCGCCTGGCGAGCTTTCTCGTCTGTCTCGGTCATTCGGCCTGCGGCCAGCAGGGTGGCAAAAGGTTCTATGGTGGCGGCCGTCGTCTCCAGGCGAGAGGCTCGATCGTTCAAACCGCCCTCCGGACGGCTGGTAGGCTTGCTGACCGCCTCTAGTTCCTTCCGTGCCTGGTCCACATGTCTGCGCGCCGAAGCCGCTGAATCGGCCAGGAGGGCCAGGTCCTTGTCGTCGGCCAGGCCGACCAGCCACCGTGTGGCCGCGTGGCTGGTCGGGACCGCCAGCAGCCAGTTCGCGATCGCCAGATGGGTGGCCGCCCGATCAAGGGGCGCCTCAACCTCATCAGACAGCCGCTTCATGGCCGCCAGTTGTGCCGCGTGTCCCGCGCTCCAGGTGGGCGGATCGGCCATGGCCGCCGTGAGATTGAGCGTGAATGCCGGGGCAGGCCGCGTCGCGGCCAGAGGCGTCTTGCGTTCGCCGCTCGCCGGCGCGCTCTCCGCGGCCCCCACGCCCGGTGCAGCCCAGGTCACCAGCAACCAGGACGACAGAATGAGCCCTTGCCCGTTTCGCATGCCCATACCATATCACAAACCACCGCCCAGCTCACTATTTGACGCTCTCTGCTGTCGTCCATACACTCCGAGGGCGTACGGCCGGCATTCGGAGCCGTGCGTGCATGGAGGACGACCGCCGAAGCAGGCATCGCTGGTTACGCATGAGCTCACCCGCCTATGCCGAGATCCCTGTTCGCGTCCCCGCCCGGTCGCGACCCTCATGGCCAGTGCGCGTGGTCCGGTCGAGAACCTTCGCATGGGTCGTTTCGATCGCCCTTCATGCCGGGTTGTTCTACGGGTTCTACAGCATCGCCATGCGAGAGGCCGCCCCGATCCGGCGGATCATCATTCCCGAGGCCCAATTGACGGGTAGCCCCAGTCCCCAGCAGCCTATCCAGAACGTACCCCTCAAGCTGACCCAGCAGCAGAGCCCTTCAATCATGGATCGCCAAGCGGCACCAGAGACGCCCCCCGTTGCGGTTGTGAGCCTCGGCGAGATACCCACCTTCACCGTCCCGACCGACAATCGCCCGGAGATCAGCGGGGCGAGCTTGCCCGGAGAGGCGATCGGCTTGGCCGGCTCCGCGGGTCCGGCTGGATCGATGGCCCCGGCCAGCGGTCTCTTCGGCCAGGCGGGCAATGCCTACAAGGTCGTCTACGTAGCCGATTTCTCCGAGTCGGTGTATCGCTTCCGGGCGGAGATCTGCGCGGAGATCCAGAACTCGCTGGAGACGCTCGTTCCCACTCAGAAGTTTCACATCGTCTTTGCCAAGCCCGGCGGCGACATCACCGAGTTCGGAACCGGTCGGCTGGTCCCCGCGATCCGCAAGTACAAGAAGGACGCACTCGCCTTCCTGGAGACATCCAAGGACCGACCCAAGCGGGGAAGTGCCGATCCGATTGAGGCGTTCCGACGGGCCTTCAGGGTGAATCCGGAACTCATCTACTTCATTGCGGATGGTGACTACCGCAACATCGAGGAAGAACTGGAACGGACTCTGGATCAGCTCAACAAGAACCGTGCGGTGGCGATCACCACCCTCGGCTTTGATCCGGCGCCTCGGTGCAGCGGCTTGATGGAACGGATTGCCAAGAACCACGGAGGGCATTTCCGAATCGTGCCTCTGGCAACGCGGTGAGAGGGTGTTCGCGCAAGTGTCCAGATTTCGTGTTTCCTTGTGTGCCGGAGGGTGCCTGATCGGTCTCTTCGTCGCGGCATCCGTCGCCCAGGCCGATATCGTCAACCTGCACGGACAGCCCATGGTGGTGAACGTGCGGGTTACCGCAGTCAGGGCCGGGAAGATCGTGTATCGTCTGTCGAGCGGCCGGGAAGTCGAGCAGCCGCTCGAGCAAGTGACCTACCTGCAGATCGCCGGCTGGGATGCATTCAACCGGGCAGAGAAGCAACAACAGGACGGCGCCTTCCGACAGGCGGCGGAAGACTACGGGAGGCTGCTCGCCAAGACTCCGGCTCAGGCCGGCGAGTCCCTGGATCGCGCCCTACTGGTTCGCTGCCGACTGATCAGGGTGTACGACATGGACGGCCAGTTCGACCATGCCGTAGCCCACTATGTGGCCGTGCTCGAGAGGATGCCGGAAATCCTCGAGACTCTCAGACCCACCCGAGTGCCGGTCACGGATTCGACCGTCATGCCTGCGGCCTTCGCAGCGGTCGATGCGGCCATCGAGAGGTCTCGCGGTACGGCGGCAGGCGAGTCGTTACTCCGGTGGCGGTCAACCTGGCCCGGGCAGAAGCGACCTTTGGCTTCGAGTGTCAAGCCGCCGAGTTCAGCGCCGCCTCCCGCCCCGGCGCCCGTGCCGATCC encodes:
- a CDS encoding alginate export family protein — translated: MLACARHSRGDRAAGGESRDPWLAWLGRSLALSLSCLLTTVSVEGQQGSSAFLNQQRALEDEVRAALDKELPTDQKFDMDWGGWYSFHLFQFDDGVNSSRTFRRHDIRGWTSASIDQGAHEFYLRGKLLFEDWNHGDSYDGNEDDVVGPNLDRGFYQFDLRKAAKACGGNRLDWDLNVKAGRDLVEFGTGYALSLPMDHVQIKLEVEKVELTSLIGTSIRSVDDFDLSRPKYGSMHRNFYGLQAKYLGMDKHQPFFYALWNEDLRGQRAPDFFRNHDYDSYYLGIGSTGELARDLRYGSEWVFEGGRSYMDRWPPTRRNICAWAFDQSLEYLPHWPLQPRFIGEYMFASGDADRRLSPTDVEGGNTAGRDTSFVGFGYRDTGLAFGPRLSNVHIWRAGSAFKPLEKIECLRDLECGTDWFLYAKNRAHAAVSDETANEESGYLGWEMDYFANWRITSDLAWTIRLGTFFPGQAFSDQTTRTFFLTGVTYSF